The Neoarius graeffei isolate fNeoGra1 chromosome 10, fNeoGra1.pri, whole genome shotgun sequence genome has a segment encoding these proteins:
- the LOC132892496 gene encoding general transcription factor II-I repeat domain-containing protein 2A-like — MATDLRTQLTERSKDFVAYSLAVDESTDITDTAQLAIFIRGMDSDLTVTEELLDIKSMHGTTTGKDIFENVCESVTDMKLPWDKLVGLTTDGAPAMCGEKSGLVGRMRVKMQENCTGELTAYHCLIHQETLCCKVLKMEEVMSTVTQTVNFIRAKGLNHRQFQSFLREIDSAFTDIPYHTEVRWLSRGKILQRVFDLHKDICQFMDSKGKDCTVLWDEKWKCELVFLADITGHLNDLNLMLQGRDRIIIDV; from the coding sequence ATGGCCACGGATTTAAGAACACAGTTGACTGAAAGGAGCAAAGACTTCGTTGCATATTCTCTTGCTGTTGATGAGAGTACTGACATTACTGACACAGCCCAGCTAGCCATTTTCATCCGTGGCATGGACTCCGACTTGACTGTTACAGAGGAATTATTGGACATTAAATCAATGCACGGGACAACGACAGGAAAAGACATTTTTGAAAATGTATGTGAAAGTGTAACCGACATGAAACTTCCCTGGGACAAACTTGTTGGACTTACAACCGATGGAGCACCGGCAATGTGCGGTGAAAAAAGTGGGCTCGTGGGAAGGATGCGAGTAAAGATGCAGGAGAACTGCACCGGTGAGTTGACAGCATATCACTGCCTCATACACCAAGAAACGCTGTGTTGTAAAGTGTTAAAAATGGAAGAAGTGATGAGCACTGTAACACAAACCGTGAACTTCATTCGAGCTAAAGGTTTGAACCACCGGCAGTTTCAGTCTTTCCTGCGAGAAATTGATTCAGCGTTTACCGACATTCCTTATCATACAGAGGTGCGCTGGCTGAGTCGAGGAAAGATTCTCCAAAGAGTTTTCGATCTACACAAGGACAtttgtcagttcatggacagtaaGGGGAAAGACTGCACAGTGTTGTGGGACGAGAAATGGAAATGCGAGTTGGTGTTTCTAGCTGACATAACGGGCCATCTCAACGACTTGAACCTAATGCTCCAGGGACGTGATCGCATTATCATTGACGTATGA